A genomic stretch from Burkholderia pyrrocinia includes:
- a CDS encoding aspartate aminotransferase family protein, which yields MTDRNEAVSPRPAAHTTAEYRALDAAHHIHPFSDMGALNRAGSRVIVKADGVYLWDSDGNKVIDGMAGLWCVNVGYGRKELADAAYRQLQELPFYNTFFKTTHPPVIELSAMLAEVTPAGFNHFFYCNSGSEGNDTVLRLVHQYWRVQGKPQKKYVISRKNGYHGSTIAGATLGGMGYMHEQMPSKVEHIVHIDQPYFFGEAQPGETPEAFGLARAQQLEAKILELGAENVAAFIGEPFQGAGGVIFPPSTYWPEIQRICRKYDILLVADEVIGGFGRTGEWFAHQHFGFEPDLITMAKGLTSGYVPMGAVGIHERVAQPIIDNGEFNHGLTYSGHPVAAAVAVANLKLLRDEGIVERVKSDIGPYFQRRLRDALGDHPIVGEIAGTGLVAGVQLARDRGRRERFGADVDIGTICRDFCFNGNLIMRATGDRMLLSPPLVIREAEVDEIVDKATRAFDATAERVGCAR from the coding sequence ATGACCGACCGAAACGAAGCCGTTTCACCGCGACCGGCCGCGCACACGACCGCCGAATATCGCGCGCTCGACGCCGCGCACCACATCCACCCGTTCTCGGACATGGGCGCGCTGAACCGCGCGGGCAGCCGCGTGATCGTGAAGGCCGACGGCGTCTACCTGTGGGACTCGGATGGCAACAAGGTCATCGACGGGATGGCCGGCCTCTGGTGCGTGAACGTCGGCTACGGCCGCAAGGAACTCGCCGACGCCGCGTATCGCCAGCTGCAGGAACTGCCGTTCTACAACACCTTCTTCAAGACGACGCACCCGCCGGTGATCGAGCTTTCCGCGATGCTCGCGGAAGTGACGCCCGCCGGCTTCAACCACTTCTTCTACTGCAACAGCGGCTCGGAAGGCAACGACACCGTGCTGCGCCTCGTGCATCAGTACTGGCGCGTGCAGGGCAAGCCGCAGAAGAAATACGTGATCTCGCGCAAGAACGGCTACCACGGCTCGACGATCGCGGGCGCCACGCTCGGCGGCATGGGCTACATGCACGAGCAGATGCCGTCGAAGGTCGAGCACATCGTGCACATCGACCAGCCGTATTTCTTCGGCGAAGCGCAGCCGGGCGAAACGCCCGAGGCGTTCGGCCTCGCGCGCGCGCAGCAGCTCGAAGCGAAGATTCTCGAACTCGGCGCGGAGAACGTCGCGGCGTTCATCGGCGAGCCGTTCCAGGGCGCGGGCGGCGTGATCTTCCCGCCGTCGACGTACTGGCCGGAAATCCAGCGGATCTGCCGCAAGTACGACATCCTGCTGGTGGCCGACGAAGTGATCGGCGGTTTCGGCCGCACCGGCGAATGGTTCGCACACCAGCACTTCGGCTTCGAGCCGGACCTGATCACAATGGCGAAGGGCCTCACGTCGGGTTATGTGCCGATGGGTGCGGTCGGGATCCACGAGCGGGTGGCGCAGCCGATCATCGACAACGGCGAATTCAACCACGGTCTCACGTACTCGGGCCATCCGGTCGCCGCGGCCGTCGCGGTCGCGAACCTGAAGCTGCTGCGCGACGAAGGGATCGTCGAGCGCGTGAAGAGCGACATCGGTCCGTATTTCCAGCGCCGGCTGCGCGACGCGCTGGGCGACCATCCGATCGTCGGGGAGATTGCGGGAACGGGGCTGGTCGCGGGCGTTCAGCTTGCGCGCGACCGCGGCAGGCGCGAGCGGTTCGGTGCGGATGTCGATATCGGCACGATCTGCCGCGACTTCTGCTTCAACGGCAACCTGATCATGCGTGCGACCGGCGACCGGATGCTGCTGTCGCCGCCGCTCGTGATTCGCGAGGCGGAGGTCGACGAGATCGTCGACAAGGCGACGCGCGCGTTTGATGCGACGGCGGAGCGGGTGGGGTGCGCGCGGTAA
- a CDS encoding glutamine synthetase family protein gives MQPELSEFLRQHRITEVEAIIPDMAGIARGKIIPRNKFESGESMRLPQAVMVQTVTGDYPEDGSLTGVTDPDMVCVPDPSTICLIPWAVDPTAQVIHDCVHFDGSPVEISPRYVLRRVLELYDAKGWKPVVAPELEFYLVDMNADPDLPLRPPVGRTGRAETGRQSYSIEAVNEFDPLFEDIYEYCEMQGLDIETLIHEVGAAQMEINFVHGDALPLADQVFLFKRTVREAALRHNMYATFMAKPMENEPGSAMHIHQSLADARTGRNLFADEDGAVSPLFHSYLAGLQKYTPALMPIFAPYINSYRRLSRFMAAPINVQWGYDNRTVGFRIPQSSPVARRIENRIPGVDCNPYLAFAATLAAGYLGMTQQLAPTEPIASDGYDLPYQLPRNLEEGISLMAACEPLAGILGDKFVKAYLALKETEYEAFFRVISSWERRHLLLHV, from the coding sequence ATGCAACCCGAACTGAGCGAATTCCTGCGACAACACCGCATCACCGAGGTCGAGGCGATCATTCCCGACATGGCCGGCATCGCGCGCGGCAAGATCATCCCGCGCAACAAATTCGAATCCGGCGAATCGATGCGGCTGCCGCAGGCCGTGATGGTGCAGACCGTCACCGGCGACTATCCGGAGGACGGCTCGCTGACCGGCGTGACCGATCCCGACATGGTGTGCGTGCCCGATCCGTCGACGATCTGCCTGATTCCGTGGGCTGTCGATCCGACCGCGCAGGTGATCCACGACTGCGTGCATTTCGACGGCTCGCCCGTCGAGATCTCGCCGCGCTACGTGCTGCGCCGCGTGCTCGAGCTGTACGACGCGAAGGGCTGGAAGCCCGTGGTCGCACCGGAACTTGAGTTCTATCTGGTCGACATGAACGCCGATCCCGACCTGCCGCTGCGTCCGCCGGTCGGCCGTACGGGGCGCGCGGAGACCGGCCGCCAGTCGTATTCGATCGAGGCCGTCAACGAGTTCGATCCGCTGTTCGAGGACATCTACGAGTACTGCGAGATGCAGGGCCTCGATATCGAGACGCTGATCCACGAAGTCGGCGCCGCGCAGATGGAGATCAATTTCGTGCACGGCGACGCGCTGCCGCTGGCCGACCAGGTGTTCCTGTTCAAGCGCACGGTGCGCGAGGCTGCGCTGCGGCACAACATGTACGCGACGTTCATGGCCAAGCCGATGGAAAACGAGCCGGGGTCCGCGATGCATATCCACCAGAGCCTTGCCGATGCGCGCACGGGGCGCAACCTGTTCGCCGACGAAGACGGCGCCGTGTCGCCGCTGTTCCACAGCTATCTCGCGGGGCTGCAGAAATACACGCCGGCGCTGATGCCGATCTTCGCGCCGTACATCAACTCGTATCGCCGGCTGTCGCGCTTCATGGCCGCGCCGATCAACGTGCAGTGGGGCTACGACAACCGCACGGTCGGCTTCCGCATCCCGCAGTCGAGCCCGGTGGCGCGACGCATCGAGAACCGGATTCCGGGCGTCGACTGCAACCCGTACCTCGCGTTCGCGGCGACGCTCGCCGCCGGTTATCTCGGCATGACGCAGCAGCTCGCGCCGACCGAGCCGATCGCATCGGACGGTTACGACCTGCCGTACCAGCTGCCGCGCAATCTCGAGGAGGGCATCTCGTTGATGGCCGCGTGCGAGCCGCTCGCCGGCATCCTCGGCGACAAGTTCGTGAAGGCCTACCTGGCGTTGAAGGAAACCGAATACGAAGCGTTCTTCCGCGTGATCAGCTCGTGGGAGCGCCGCCATCTGCTGCTGCACGTATGA
- a CDS encoding gamma-glutamyl-gamma-aminobutyrate hydrolase family protein: MRVRPIVAVTADRILRGAHPNHTAGEKYLAALVDGAGALVFVLPALGARQPADAIVAAVDGLLFTGSYSNVEPHHYGGTASTPDTLHDPARDATALPLIRAAIDAGVPVLAICRGMQELNVAYGGTLHQRLHATTGFDDHRERAADPLERQYGPAHVVQLAPGGLLQRVARGAHEATVNSLHDQGIERLGAGLVVEASAPDGLVEAVSVRGARAFALGVQWHPEWRFAEQPLSRDIFAAFGAACRARMTHRIHAAGGATPSPAASDVD, encoded by the coding sequence ATGCGTGTGCGCCCGATCGTAGCCGTCACCGCCGACCGCATCCTGCGCGGTGCGCATCCGAATCACACGGCGGGCGAGAAGTACCTTGCCGCGCTCGTCGACGGCGCAGGCGCGCTTGTGTTCGTGCTGCCCGCGCTCGGCGCGCGCCAGCCGGCCGATGCGATTGTCGCGGCGGTCGACGGGCTGCTGTTTACCGGCAGCTACTCGAACGTCGAGCCGCATCATTACGGCGGCACTGCGAGTACGCCCGACACGCTGCACGATCCCGCGCGCGATGCGACCGCGCTGCCGCTGATCCGCGCGGCGATCGACGCGGGCGTGCCGGTGCTCGCGATCTGCCGCGGCATGCAGGAGCTGAACGTCGCGTACGGCGGCACGCTGCATCAGCGGCTGCACGCGACGACCGGCTTCGACGACCATCGCGAGCGGGCGGCCGATCCGCTCGAACGGCAGTACGGCCCCGCGCACGTCGTGCAGCTCGCGCCGGGCGGCCTGCTGCAGCGGGTCGCGCGCGGCGCGCACGAGGCGACGGTCAATTCGCTGCACGACCAGGGCATCGAGCGTCTCGGCGCGGGGCTCGTCGTCGAAGCGAGCGCGCCCGACGGACTGGTCGAGGCCGTCAGCGTGCGCGGCGCGCGCGCATTCGCGCTCGGCGTGCAGTGGCATCCCGAATGGCGTTTCGCGGAACAGCCGCTGTCGCGCGACATCTTCGCGGCATTCGGCGCGGCGTGCCGCGCGCGCATGACGCATCGCATTCATGCGGCCGGCGGCGCGACGCCGTCGCCGGCCGCATCCGACGTCGACTGA
- the hutG gene encoding N-formylglutamate deformylase, protein MTEQPAVITLKQGTLPLLISIPHAGTYIPDDIAATMTPDARFVDDCDWHLERLYGFAAGLGASILVPSHARYVVDLNRPPDNENLYPGQDTTGLVPVDTFDKAPLYPANALPGNDEIMRRRDLYWRPYHDALQGEVARLKREHGRVLVWEAHSIRSHVPRFFEGRLPDFNFGTSGGASAAPGLAEALAERVLAHGGYTAVANGRFKGGYITRHYGVPDTGVEAVQLELSQITYMEEMRPYAYDEARAARIVPLLQTLVETALAYR, encoded by the coding sequence ATGACTGAACAACCGGCTGTAATTACGCTGAAGCAGGGCACGCTGCCGCTGCTGATCTCGATTCCGCACGCAGGCACGTACATCCCCGACGACATCGCCGCGACGATGACGCCCGACGCGCGCTTCGTCGACGATTGCGACTGGCATCTCGAGCGGCTGTACGGGTTCGCGGCGGGCCTCGGCGCATCGATCCTCGTGCCGTCGCATGCGCGTTACGTCGTCGACCTGAACCGTCCGCCCGACAACGAGAACCTGTATCCGGGGCAGGACACGACGGGGCTCGTGCCGGTCGATACGTTCGACAAGGCGCCGCTGTATCCGGCGAACGCGCTGCCCGGCAACGACGAGATCATGCGTCGCCGCGACCTTTACTGGCGTCCGTATCACGACGCGCTGCAGGGCGAAGTCGCGCGCCTGAAGCGCGAGCACGGCCGCGTGCTCGTGTGGGAGGCGCATTCGATCCGCTCGCACGTGCCGCGCTTCTTCGAAGGCCGCCTGCCGGACTTCAACTTCGGCACGTCGGGCGGCGCGAGCGCGGCGCCGGGTCTCGCGGAGGCACTGGCCGAGCGCGTGCTCGCACATGGCGGTTATACGGCCGTCGCGAACGGGCGCTTCAAGGGCGGCTACATCACGCGTCACTACGGCGTGCCTGACACCGGTGTAGAAGCCGTGCAGCTCGAGCTGTCGCAGATCACCTACATGGAAGAGATGCGTCCGTACGCGTACGACGAAGCGCGTGCAGCGCGGATCGTGCCGCTGCTGCAGACGCTCGTCGAAACCGCGCTCGCGTATCGCTGA
- a CDS encoding formimidoylglutamate deiminase, with protein sequence MTDTMLFADHAYLPDGWRRNVLLRWDAAGTLTEVTPDTDAPAGVARAAGPVLPGMPNLHSHAFQRAMAGLTEYRANPADSFWSWRDLMYRFALKITPDALAAVARWLYVEMLKCGYTSVCEFHYVHHAQDGSRYPQIAELGTRVVDAARSAGIGITMLPVSYQFAGFGNKPPRDDQRRFINTPEGLRELLDAMRRAAPEHGGLRYGVAPHSLRAVSENGLRALLDGLPDDAPVHIHIAEQTAEVDDCVRTYGARPVQWLLDRFDVDARWCLVHATHIDAAETAALAKRRAVAGLCLTTEANLGDGVFPAVDYLAQGGVIGVGSDSHASVDWRAELRLLEYGQRLVHRARNVLASDTQAHVADRLFDASLAGGAQASGRRVGALREGCRADWLVLDPDHPAIAEHGSASWLSGIVFAEHGETPVLDVYTGGERVVSGRRHRDETVAYADYRAALAQLLR encoded by the coding sequence ATGACCGACACCATGTTGTTCGCGGACCATGCCTACCTGCCCGATGGCTGGCGCCGCAACGTGCTGCTGCGCTGGGACGCAGCCGGCACGCTGACCGAAGTGACGCCCGACACCGACGCACCGGCAGGCGTCGCGCGTGCGGCCGGGCCGGTGCTGCCCGGCATGCCGAACCTGCATTCGCACGCATTCCAGCGCGCGATGGCAGGGCTCACCGAATACCGCGCGAATCCCGCCGACAGCTTCTGGAGCTGGCGCGACCTGATGTACCGTTTCGCACTGAAGATCACGCCCGACGCGCTCGCGGCGGTCGCGCGCTGGCTGTATGTCGAGATGCTCAAGTGCGGCTACACGTCGGTGTGCGAATTCCACTACGTGCATCACGCGCAGGACGGTTCGCGCTATCCGCAGATCGCGGAACTCGGCACGCGCGTGGTCGACGCCGCGCGCTCGGCCGGCATCGGCATCACGATGCTGCCCGTGTCGTACCAGTTCGCGGGCTTCGGCAACAAGCCGCCGCGCGACGACCAGCGCCGCTTCATCAACACGCCCGAAGGCCTGCGCGAACTGCTCGACGCCATGCGTCGCGCCGCGCCCGAGCACGGCGGGCTGCGCTACGGCGTCGCGCCGCACTCGCTGCGCGCGGTGTCCGAGAACGGGCTGCGCGCGCTGCTCGACGGGCTGCCCGACGACGCGCCCGTGCATATCCATATCGCCGAGCAGACGGCCGAAGTCGACGATTGCGTCCGTACATACGGGGCGCGCCCCGTGCAATGGCTGCTCGATCGCTTCGACGTCGATGCGCGCTGGTGCCTTGTGCATGCGACGCACATCGACGCGGCCGAAACCGCAGCGCTCGCGAAGCGTCGCGCGGTCGCCGGCCTGTGCCTGACGACCGAAGCAAACCTCGGCGACGGTGTGTTCCCGGCCGTCGACTATCTCGCGCAGGGCGGGGTGATCGGCGTCGGCTCGGACAGCCACGCATCGGTCGACTGGCGCGCGGAACTGCGCCTGCTCGAATACGGGCAGCGGCTCGTGCACCGCGCGCGCAACGTGCTGGCGAGCGACACGCAGGCGCATGTCGCCGATCGCCTGTTCGATGCATCGCTCGCGGGCGGCGCGCAGGCCAGCGGGCGGCGCGTCGGTGCGCTGCGCGAAGGCTGCCGCGCCGACTGGCTCGTGCTCGATCCCGATCATCCGGCGATCGCCGAGCACGGCAGCGCGTCCTGGCTGTCGGGCATCGTGTTCGCCGAGCACGGCGAGACGCCCGTGCTCGACGTCTACACGGGCGGCGAGCGCGTCGTGAGCGGCCGCCGCCATCGCGACGAAACCGTCGCGTATGCAGACTACCGCGCCGCGCTGGCGCAACTGCTGCGCTGA
- the hutI gene encoding imidazolonepropionase: protein MKPTVWHHLRLCPHGHPDETIDDAAIAVDETGTIAWLGALSALPHDHAHWQREDLHGAWVTPGLVDCHTHLVYGGTRADEFAQRLAGVSYEEIARQGGGIVSTVRATRAADETTLFVQAAARLQPLLAEGVTAIEIKSGYGLDLASERKMLRVARQLGERFPVSVYTTFLGAHALPPEYAGRADAYIDEVCERMLPTLADEGLVDAVDVFCERIGFSLAQTERVFEAATRRGLPVKLHAEQLSNAGGTALAARYRALSADHLEFLDEAGIEAMKAAGTVAVLLPGAYYFIRETQMPPIELLRKHGVPIALATDHNPGTSPLESLLLTLNMGCTLFRMTVPEVLQGVTRHAAAALGRADRHGALEVGRQADFAAWSVGSLSELAYWIGRPLCERVVRGGATVFRRMNG from the coding sequence ATGAAACCGACTGTCTGGCATCACCTGAGGCTGTGTCCGCACGGCCATCCCGACGAGACGATCGACGATGCGGCGATCGCCGTCGACGAAACCGGCACGATCGCCTGGCTCGGCGCGTTGTCCGCGCTGCCGCACGATCATGCGCACTGGCAGCGCGAGGATCTGCACGGCGCGTGGGTGACGCCGGGCCTCGTCGACTGCCATACGCACCTCGTATACGGCGGCACGCGCGCTGACGAATTCGCGCAGCGCCTCGCGGGCGTAAGCTACGAGGAAATCGCACGGCAGGGCGGCGGGATCGTGTCGACGGTGCGCGCGACGCGCGCGGCCGACGAGACGACGCTGTTCGTGCAGGCCGCCGCGCGCCTGCAGCCGCTGCTCGCCGAAGGCGTGACCGCGATCGAGATCAAGTCGGGCTACGGGCTCGACCTCGCGAGCGAGCGCAAGATGCTGCGCGTCGCGCGCCAGCTCGGCGAACGCTTCCCGGTCAGCGTCTACACGACCTTCCTCGGCGCGCATGCGCTGCCGCCCGAATATGCGGGCCGCGCGGATGCATACATCGACGAAGTGTGCGAACGGATGCTGCCGACGCTGGCCGACGAGGGGCTCGTCGACGCGGTCGACGTGTTCTGCGAACGCATCGGCTTTTCGCTCGCGCAGACCGAGCGCGTGTTCGAGGCCGCGACGCGGCGCGGTTTGCCCGTGAAGCTGCATGCGGAGCAACTGTCGAACGCGGGCGGCACGGCACTCGCCGCGCGCTACCGCGCGCTGTCCGCCGACCACCTCGAATTTCTCGACGAAGCCGGCATCGAGGCGATGAAGGCGGCCGGTACGGTCGCCGTGCTGCTGCCCGGTGCGTACTACTTCATCCGCGAAACGCAAATGCCGCCGATCGAGCTGCTGCGCAAGCACGGCGTGCCGATCGCGCTCGCGACCGATCACAACCCCGGCACGTCGCCGCTCGAATCGCTGCTGCTGACGTTGAACATGGGCTGCACGCTGTTCCGCATGACGGTGCCCGAGGTGCTGCAGGGCGTCACGCGCCATGCGGCCGCGGCGCTCGGCCGCGCGGATCGGCACGGTGCGCTCGAGGTGGGGCGTCAGGCCGACTTTGCCGCGTGGTCGGTCGGTTCGCTGTCGGAGCTCGCCTACTGGATCGGCCGGCCGCTGTGCGAGCGGGTCGTGCGCGGCGGCGCGACCGTGTTTCGCCGGATGAACGGATAG
- a CDS encoding HutD/Ves family protein has product MTALAQAPVDVTLAAAMIRAADLVASPWKNGGGVTREIGAFPPGAALDAFAWRVSVADVGAAGPFSRFDGIDRTLVLLSGAGMTLVEAGGARHVLDTPLARADFAGETAIDATLHDGATRDFNLMTRRSAARGALDVWRAGAHRIERADTVLLFCATGAVGVEIDGTHYALEEMDTLRLDGPRRAFDVVVSGGGALLAVSLAVGERG; this is encoded by the coding sequence ATGACGGCGCTCGCTCAGGCGCCGGTAGACGTGACGCTGGCCGCCGCGATGATCCGCGCAGCGGATCTCGTCGCGTCGCCGTGGAAGAACGGCGGCGGCGTGACGCGCGAGATCGGCGCCTTTCCACCGGGCGCCGCGCTCGACGCATTCGCGTGGCGCGTGAGCGTCGCGGACGTCGGCGCGGCCGGGCCGTTCTCGCGTTTCGACGGGATCGACCGCACGCTCGTGCTGCTGTCCGGCGCGGGCATGACGCTTGTCGAAGCGGGCGGTGCACGTCACGTGCTCGATACGCCGCTGGCGCGCGCGGATTTCGCGGGCGAGACGGCGATCGACGCGACGCTGCACGACGGCGCGACGCGCGACTTCAACCTGATGACGCGCCGTTCGGCCGCGCGCGGCGCGCTCGACGTATGGCGCGCAGGCGCGCATCGCATCGAGCGTGCCGATACCGTGCTGCTGTTTTGCGCGACCGGTGCCGTCGGCGTCGAAATCGACGGCACGCACTACGCACTGGAAGAAATGGACACGCTGCGGCTCGATGGGCCGCGGCGTGCGTTTGACGTCGTCGTGAGCGGGGGCGGCGCGCTGCTTGCCGTCTCGCTCGCCGTCGGCGAACGAGGCTGA
- the hutU gene encoding urocanate hydratase produces the protein MNHPKHIDPRLDPTRTIRAPRGSEKTCKTWLAEAAYRMIQNNLDPEVAEHPHALVVYGGIGRAARNWECYDQILASLKDLEENETLLIQSGKPVGVFRTHKDAPRVLLANSNLVPHWATWDHFHELDRKGLMMYGQMTAGSWIYIGSQGIVQGTYETFFSVANQHFNGDPSGRWILTGGLGGMGGAQPLAATMAGFSMIAVECDETRIDFRLKTRYVDKKATTLDEALGMIDEAKRTGKPVSIGLLGNAADVFAELVERGITPDCVTDQTSAHDPINGYLPQGWTVAQWREAQKVDPQSIVKVAKQSMAVQVRAMLALQDRGAATLDYGNNIRQMALEMGVENAFDFPGFVPAYIRPLFCEGKGPFRWVALSGDPEDIYKTDQKVKELIPDDPHLHNWLDMARERIAFQGLPARICWVGVKDRYRLGQAFNEMVKNGELKAPIVIGRDHLDTGSVASPNRETESMKDGSDAVSDWPLLNALLNTAGGASWVSLHHGGGVGMGFSQHSGVVIVADGTAEAHERLGRVLLNDPATGVMRHADAGYELAQQTAREAGLKLPMLGR, from the coding sequence ATGAACCATCCGAAACACATCGATCCCCGTCTCGATCCGACGCGCACGATCCGCGCGCCGCGCGGCAGCGAGAAGACCTGCAAGACCTGGCTGGCCGAAGCGGCCTACCGGATGATCCAGAACAACCTGGATCCGGAAGTCGCCGAGCATCCGCACGCGCTCGTCGTGTACGGCGGCATCGGCCGCGCGGCGCGCAACTGGGAATGCTACGACCAGATTCTCGCGTCGTTGAAGGATCTCGAAGAGAACGAGACGCTGCTGATTCAATCGGGCAAGCCGGTCGGTGTGTTCCGCACGCACAAGGATGCGCCGCGCGTGCTGCTCGCGAACTCGAACCTCGTGCCGCACTGGGCGACGTGGGATCACTTCCACGAACTCGACCGCAAGGGCCTGATGATGTACGGCCAGATGACGGCCGGCAGCTGGATCTACATCGGCAGCCAGGGCATCGTGCAGGGCACCTATGAAACGTTCTTCTCGGTTGCGAACCAGCACTTCAACGGCGATCCGTCGGGCCGCTGGATCCTGACGGGCGGCCTGGGCGGGATGGGCGGCGCGCAGCCGCTGGCCGCGACGATGGCCGGCTTCTCGATGATCGCGGTCGAATGCGACGAGACGCGTATCGACTTCCGCCTGAAGACGCGCTACGTCGACAAGAAGGCGACGACGCTCGACGAGGCGCTCGGCATGATCGACGAAGCGAAGCGCACGGGCAAGCCGGTGTCGATCGGCCTGCTCGGCAACGCAGCCGACGTGTTCGCGGAACTCGTCGAGCGCGGCATCACGCCGGATTGCGTGACCGACCAGACGAGCGCGCACGACCCGATCAACGGCTACCTGCCGCAGGGCTGGACCGTCGCGCAATGGCGCGAAGCGCAGAAGGTCGATCCGCAGAGCATCGTGAAGGTCGCGAAGCAGTCGATGGCCGTCCAGGTGCGCGCGATGCTGGCATTGCAGGACCGTGGCGCGGCGACGCTCGACTACGGCAACAACATCCGCCAGATGGCGCTGGAAATGGGCGTCGAGAACGCGTTCGACTTCCCGGGCTTCGTGCCGGCGTACATCCGCCCGCTGTTCTGCGAAGGCAAGGGCCCGTTCCGCTGGGTCGCGCTGTCCGGCGATCCGGAGGACATCTACAAGACCGACCAGAAGGTGAAGGAACTGATCCCCGACGATCCGCACCTGCACAACTGGCTCGACATGGCACGCGAGCGCATCGCGTTCCAGGGCCTGCCGGCACGGATCTGCTGGGTCGGCGTGAAGGATCGCTACCGTCTCGGCCAGGCGTTCAACGAGATGGTGAAGAACGGCGAACTGAAGGCACCGATCGTGATCGGCCGCGACCACCTCGACACGGGTTCGGTCGCAAGCCCGAACCGCGAGACGGAATCGATGAAGGACGGTTCGGACGCGGTCAGCGACTGGCCGCTGCTGAACGCACTGCTGAACACGGCAGGCGGCGCATCGTGGGTGTCGCTGCACCATGGCGGCGGCGTCGGCATGGGCTTCTCGCAGCACTCGGGCGTCGTGATCGTCGCCGACGGTACGGCTGAAGCGCACGAGCGTCTCGGCCGCGTGCTGCTGAACGACCCGGCGACGGGCGTGATGCGCCATGCGGATGCCGGCTACGAACTCGCGCAGCAGACGGCCCGTGAAGCCGGCCTGAAGCTGCCGATGCTCGGCCGCTGA
- the hutC gene encoding histidine utilization repressor, producing MSAPVYQEIKDFILGRIHAGEWEEGDQVPSENELAREFKVARMTVNRALRELTAEQVLTRMKGAGTYVARPKYESTLVAIRSISEEVGARGHAYHASVLGLETIRADEALADEMQVAVRTKLFHSQVLHFENDEPVQLEERWVNPAVAPDYAEQDFTNTTPNLYLMRAAPLQRVEYRIEAAAPAPERREQLRMDDVEPCLVLHRRTWSQGVVASVANLWHPGSRYRFTGHF from the coding sequence ATGAGCGCGCCGGTCTACCAGGAGATCAAGGATTTCATCCTGGGCCGCATCCACGCCGGCGAGTGGGAGGAGGGCGACCAGGTGCCGTCCGAGAACGAGCTGGCGCGCGAGTTCAAGGTTGCGCGCATGACCGTCAACCGCGCGCTGCGCGAGTTGACGGCCGAGCAGGTGCTCACGCGCATGAAGGGCGCGGGCACCTACGTCGCGCGGCCGAAGTACGAGTCGACGCTGGTGGCGATCCGCAGCATCTCGGAGGAGGTCGGCGCGCGCGGGCATGCGTATCACGCCAGCGTGCTCGGCCTCGAGACGATCCGCGCCGACGAGGCGCTCGCCGACGAGATGCAGGTGGCCGTGCGCACGAAGCTGTTTCATTCGCAGGTGCTGCACTTCGAGAACGACGAGCCGGTGCAGCTCGAAGAACGATGGGTGAATCCGGCGGTCGCGCCGGATTACGCCGAGCAGGATTTCACGAACACGACGCCGAACCTGTACCTGATGCGCGCGGCTCCGCTGCAGCGCGTCGAGTACCGGATCGAAGCGGCGGCCCCGGCGCCGGAGCGGCGCGAGCAGCTGCGGATGGACGACGTCGAGCCGTGTCTGGTTTTACATCGGCGCACCTGGTCGCAGGGCGTCGTCGCCTCGGTGGCGAATCTGTGGCATCCCGGCAGCCGTTATCGCTTCACCGGGCATTTCTGA